A genomic region of Methyloceanibacter stevinii contains the following coding sequences:
- a CDS encoding SemiSWEET transporter → MEFLVSAIAATLTTIAFVPQALHIIRHKETRAISLQMYLVFATGVAFWLIFGLMLWNWPMILANIVTLALALTIVAMKLRYG, encoded by the coding sequence ATGGAATTTCTTGTTTCGGCCATTGCGGCGACACTCACCACCATCGCGTTCGTGCCCCAGGCTCTGCACATCATCCGGCACAAGGAAACGCGGGCCATCTCGCTGCAGATGTATCTTGTGTTCGCAACAGGCGTGGCCTTCTGGCTGATCTTCGGTCTGATGCTCTGGAACTGGCCGATGATCCTGGCGAACATCGTCACGCTGGCGTTGGCTCTGACGATTGTGGCGATGAAGCTGCGCTACGGCTGA
- the recN gene encoding DNA repair protein RecN, whose amino-acid sequence MLAALSIRDIVLIDKLDLEFGEGLSALTGETGAGKSILLDALSLALGGRGDASLVRRDAEQGQVTASFELAPDHPVFALLSENGIAIEDSVLILRRLQGIDGRSRAFINDMSVSVQLLRQVGRALVEIHGQHDERALIDPSGHRDLVDAFGGLERDAVKVAACYEAWADADAARLRHESEVAAARANADYLAHALDELQKLAPETGEEETLSSRRQLMMNAEKIASELDEAMDALQGEGTAGARLASALRRIERQAATAGADASSPFAAVADALERVLSETENARGRIEEALAATAFEPGDLERTEERLFALRALARKHRVQVDALPALQEKLEADLAAITTSESKAAELAKAAEQAREAYEQAALALSKARAKPAKKLDKDVAGELAPLKLEKARFVTQVDTVDIGEGGPSGVDRIAFFVAANPGTEPGPMMKVASGGELARFILALKVVLASRGSAPTLIFDEVESGVGGATAAAVGERLAGLGESVQVLAVTHAPQVAALARGHLRIAKEAVPTAKGEAMTTRVAVLGDEERREEVARMLAGQTITDEARAAADRLLRKSA is encoded by the coding sequence GTGTTAGCGGCCCTGTCGATCCGCGACATCGTCCTGATCGACAAGCTCGATCTCGAGTTCGGCGAGGGCCTGTCCGCGCTGACCGGCGAGACGGGCGCCGGCAAATCCATCCTCCTCGATGCCTTGTCGCTCGCCCTTGGCGGGCGTGGCGATGCGTCTCTGGTCCGGCGTGACGCCGAACAGGGGCAGGTGACCGCCAGCTTCGAACTCGCGCCCGATCATCCCGTCTTTGCGCTTCTGTCGGAGAATGGAATCGCGATCGAAGACTCCGTGCTCATTCTCCGGCGTCTTCAGGGCATCGATGGGCGCAGCCGCGCCTTCATCAACGACATGAGCGTCAGCGTGCAGCTTCTGCGGCAGGTGGGGCGGGCGCTGGTCGAGATCCACGGCCAACATGACGAGCGCGCCCTGATCGATCCGAGCGGCCATCGCGACTTGGTCGATGCCTTCGGCGGGTTGGAGCGCGATGCCGTCAAGGTCGCAGCCTGCTACGAGGCCTGGGCCGACGCCGACGCCGCGCGCCTGCGCCACGAAAGCGAAGTCGCCGCGGCCCGCGCCAATGCGGACTACCTGGCGCACGCTCTGGACGAGTTGCAGAAGCTCGCGCCGGAAACCGGCGAAGAGGAGACACTGTCTTCCCGCCGGCAGCTCATGATGAACGCCGAGAAGATCGCGTCCGAGCTCGACGAGGCTATGGACGCGTTACAGGGGGAGGGGACGGCCGGCGCCCGGCTCGCCTCCGCGCTGCGGCGGATCGAGCGTCAGGCCGCAACGGCGGGGGCCGATGCAAGTTCGCCCTTTGCCGCCGTGGCGGACGCACTCGAGCGGGTGCTGAGCGAGACCGAGAATGCGCGAGGGCGGATAGAGGAAGCCCTCGCAGCCACCGCGTTCGAGCCTGGAGACTTGGAGCGCACCGAAGAGCGGCTGTTCGCGCTGCGGGCGCTCGCCCGCAAGCATCGCGTTCAGGTCGACGCGCTGCCCGCGCTCCAAGAGAAGCTCGAGGCCGACCTCGCGGCGATCACCACGAGCGAGTCCAAGGCGGCGGAGCTCGCCAAGGCCGCCGAGCAGGCCCGGGAGGCTTACGAGCAGGCGGCGCTTGCCTTGAGCAAGGCCCGCGCCAAGCCGGCCAAGAAACTGGACAAGGACGTGGCGGGCGAACTCGCCCCGCTGAAGCTCGAAAAGGCGCGCTTCGTGACCCAGGTCGACACGGTCGACATCGGCGAAGGCGGACCCTCGGGTGTCGATCGCATCGCTTTCTTCGTAGCGGCCAATCCCGGCACCGAGCCCGGGCCAATGATGAAGGTTGCCTCCGGCGGCGAACTGGCGCGCTTCATCCTGGCGCTGAAGGTCGTGCTGGCCTCGCGCGGCTCCGCGCCCACACTCATTTTCGACGAGGTGGAGTCCGGTGTCGGCGGGGCGACCGCGGCCGCGGTCGGCGAAAGGCTCGCGGGGCTCGGCGAGAGCGTTCAGGTGCTCGCGGTGACCCATGCGCCCCAAGTCGCGGCGCTGGCGCGCGGGCATCTGCGGATCGCGAAGGAAGCGGTGCCGACAGCAAAGGGCGAGGCCATGACGACACGCGTCGCCGTGCTCGGCGACGAGGAGCGGCGCGAGGAAGTCGCGCGCATGCTGGCCGGCCAGACCATCACGGATGAAGCGCGCGCTGCCGCCGACCGTCTGCTGCGCAAGTCGGCGTGA
- a CDS encoding 50S ribosomal protein L11 methyltransferase has translation MEIDADQAFGTAHHATTRGCLLALDELAKRGRPDLVLDIGTGTGILAIAAALAFDRPVIATDNDPIAVEIAEENAAKAGVSQSVHAFVAEGLAHPTLRRLAPDLIVANILARPLYDLAPAMARAVQPGGYVLLSGITENQAWATTARYASLGFDLEKRILLDGWAALLLGRRNASTLFD, from the coding sequence ATCGAGATCGACGCCGACCAAGCCTTCGGCACGGCGCACCATGCGACCACGCGCGGGTGTCTGCTGGCGCTGGACGAACTCGCGAAACGGGGGCGTCCGGACTTGGTTCTGGACATTGGCACGGGCACGGGCATCCTCGCCATCGCGGCGGCCCTGGCCTTCGATCGCCCCGTCATCGCCACCGACAACGACCCCATCGCCGTCGAGATCGCGGAGGAGAACGCGGCCAAGGCGGGCGTCAGCCAGTCCGTTCATGCCTTCGTCGCGGAGGGCCTGGCGCACCCGACCCTGCGGCGGCTCGCGCCCGACCTGATCGTTGCGAACATCCTCGCGCGCCCGCTCTACGACCTCGCCCCCGCCATGGCGCGCGCCGTCCAGCCGGGCGGCTACGTGCTCCTGTCCGGGATCACCGAAAACCAAGCCTGGGCGACCACGGCGCGCTATGCCTCGCTCGGCTTCGATCTGGAAAAGCGAATCCTTCTCGACGGTTGGGCGGCCCTGCTGCTAGGCCGTCGCAACGCAAGCACTTTGTTCGATTGA
- a CDS encoding aminopeptidase P family protein, producing the protein MYQVFDETGAPAESGERVKALLRELKQRQLKGFLVPHSDQHQNEFLPPSEERLAWLTGFTGSAGVAVVTDKGSALFVDGRYILQAPKQVDTDIFEVLQIPKAKPSEWLKETLARGSRLGYDPKLHTIREIERLTKTLSAVGIRLTPLDENPIDKIWGKDRPSPSRAEIFMQPLELAGKGSGEKLMQVQMDLVEAEHDAVLLTAPDSICWLFNFRGGDIKHTPVALAYAVIPAKGRPTLFIDPQKVSESVRIALKPFTEIAAPDALDEALTELAKSGAKIRLDPGSASMRFASVLQAAGAKHVSGEDPCTMPKAIKTEAEQAGARAAHVRDGAAMARFLAWLDEVAETGRVDEVSAAMKLEDFRRETGQLKDISFDTIAASGPHGAVVHYRPTTESKRVLDKNSLFLIDSGGQYADGTTDVTRTVAVGQPTAAMKRHYSLVLQSHIAIAAARFPAGSRGQDLDPFARGPLWAAGLDFDHGTGHGVGSYLSVHEGPQRISRLGTEELEPGMILSNEPGYYREGQYGIRLENLVLVTPAEDIEGGERKMLGFETLTLVPFDRRLIDPKQFIPWELAWLNDYHARVREKIEPLIASEDRPWLRHATAPIR; encoded by the coding sequence ATGTATCAAGTGTTCGATGAGACCGGCGCTCCGGCGGAGAGCGGCGAGCGGGTCAAGGCATTGTTGCGGGAGCTGAAGCAGCGGCAGCTCAAAGGCTTCCTCGTTCCCCATAGCGATCAGCACCAAAACGAGTTTCTGCCGCCGTCTGAAGAGCGGCTCGCCTGGCTGACGGGCTTCACCGGCTCGGCCGGCGTCGCCGTGGTTACGGACAAGGGGTCGGCGCTGTTCGTAGACGGACGCTACATCCTGCAAGCGCCGAAACAGGTCGACACGGACATTTTCGAGGTCCTCCAAATCCCGAAGGCCAAGCCTTCCGAATGGCTGAAGGAGACGCTCGCGCGGGGCAGTCGGCTGGGCTACGACCCGAAGCTGCACACGATCAGAGAAATCGAGCGCCTGACCAAGACTCTCAGCGCCGTCGGTATTCGCCTCACGCCCCTCGACGAGAACCCTATCGATAAAATTTGGGGCAAGGATCGCCCCAGCCCGTCGCGCGCAGAGATCTTCATGCAGCCCCTGGAGCTCGCGGGCAAAGGCTCTGGCGAGAAACTCATGCAGGTACAGATGGACCTGGTGGAGGCCGAGCACGACGCGGTTCTTCTGACCGCGCCGGATTCGATCTGCTGGCTGTTCAACTTTCGCGGCGGCGACATCAAGCACACGCCGGTCGCGCTCGCCTATGCCGTCATCCCCGCCAAGGGGCGCCCGACGCTCTTTATCGATCCGCAAAAGGTCAGCGAGTCAGTGCGCATCGCGCTGAAGCCGTTCACCGAGATCGCCGCGCCCGACGCGCTGGACGAGGCCTTGACGGAGCTGGCGAAATCCGGCGCCAAAATCCGCCTCGATCCGGGCTCCGCGTCGATGCGCTTCGCCAGCGTGCTCCAAGCCGCTGGCGCCAAGCACGTGTCGGGCGAGGACCCCTGCACAATGCCCAAGGCAATCAAGACGGAAGCCGAACAGGCCGGCGCGCGTGCCGCGCATGTACGCGACGGGGCAGCCATGGCGCGCTTCCTCGCCTGGCTCGACGAGGTCGCCGAGACGGGGCGCGTGGACGAGGTCTCAGCCGCGATGAAGCTCGAGGACTTCCGCCGCGAGACCGGCCAACTCAAGGACATCAGCTTCGACACGATCGCGGCTTCCGGGCCCCACGGGGCCGTGGTGCATTACCGCCCGACCACCGAATCGAAGCGCGTGCTCGACAAGAACTCGCTCTTCCTGATCGACTCCGGCGGCCAGTATGCGGACGGCACTACGGACGTGACCCGCACGGTTGCCGTGGGCCAGCCGACAGCGGCGATGAAGCGCCATTACAGCCTCGTGCTCCAGTCCCATATCGCCATCGCGGCGGCGCGCTTTCCGGCCGGCTCGCGCGGGCAGGACCTGGACCCGTTCGCGCGCGGACCGCTCTGGGCGGCGGGGCTGGATTTCGATCACGGCACGGGCCACGGCGTCGGCAGCTATCTGTCGGTTCATGAAGGCCCGCAGCGCATCTCGCGGCTCGGCACCGAAGAGTTGGAGCCGGGCATGATCCTCTCCAACGAGCCGGGCTATTACCGTGAGGGCCAGTACGGCATCCGTCTCGAAAATCTCGTCCTCGTCACACCGGCCGAAGACATCGAAGGCGGCGAGCGCAAGATGCTCGGCTTCGAGACGCTGACGTTGGTGCCGTTCGACCGGCGTCTGATCGATCCCAAGCAGTTCATACCTTGGGAGCTTGCCTGGCTGAACGACTACCACGCGCGCGTCCGCGAGAAGATCGAACCGCTGATCGCGAGCGAAGACCGGCCCTGGCTCCGTCACGCCACTGCGCCGATCCGCTAG
- a CDS encoding gamma-glutamylcyclotransferase, whose protein sequence is MGSPLWLPPARACCGARTPPRLNKKSLERWGTYAQPGLTLNLAPAREDAHLCRGIAFDFPDEHQTEIEAYLSERETCHASDIAVHLPDEAVAARTYIYDGPRLIEDGLTLHARAAMILVAEGIAGSSYDYIANVREHLDQLGVSDPAVDELWRAVIAAQNGEHSE, encoded by the coding sequence ATGGGAAGCCCGCTATGGCTGCCGCCGGCGCGTGCATGCTGTGGCGCCCGAACACCGCCGCGTCTCAACAAGAAGTCGCTGGAACGCTGGGGCACGTACGCGCAGCCGGGACTGACCCTCAATCTCGCGCCGGCGCGCGAGGACGCTCACCTCTGTAGAGGAATCGCCTTCGACTTTCCCGATGAGCACCAGACGGAGATCGAGGCCTATCTGTCGGAGCGGGAGACCTGTCACGCATCGGACATCGCCGTCCACCTGCCCGACGAGGCTGTCGCGGCGCGCACCTACATCTACGACGGACCGCGCCTGATCGAGGACGGCCTGACGCTTCATGCGCGCGCGGCCATGATCCTCGTGGCCGAGGGGATCGCCGGGTCCAGCTACGACTACATCGCCAATGTCCGCGAGCATCTGGATCAACTCGGCGTTTCCGACCCGGCCGTGGATGAATTGTGGCGCGCGGTTATTGCCGCCCAAAATGGAGAGCACAGTGAGTGA
- the ligA gene encoding NAD-dependent DNA ligase LigA translates to MTEDEAAKELARLAAEIAHHDALYYQKDDPEISDADYDALRLRNEAIEARFPGLIREDSPAERVGAAPADGFSKVTHAVPMLSLGNVFDDEGVRDFVDRIRRFLGLDADTPLAFTTEPKIDGLSIGLRYEGGRLVQAATRGDGYVGENVTANVMTIGDIPKQVKARDFPDPFEVRGEIYMSHSAFTALNAEQEKAGAKIFANPRNAAAGSLRQLDSSVTASRPLQFFAYAWGEASSLPADTQWGVYEAFARWGFPLNPLAKLTDSLDEMLGIYREIEEGRAGLDYDIDGVVYKLDRLDLQQRLGFVSRSPRWAIAHKFPAQKATTILRDIEIQVGRTGALTPVAKLEPVTVGGVVVQNATLHNEDEIARKDVRIGDTVILQRAGDVIPQILGPVLDKRPKSAKPFKFPTVCPACSSHAVREINPNTGREDAVRRCTGGLICPAQRVERLKHFVSRNAFDIEGLGEKNIQAFYDEGLIQSPPDIFTLAARDAAAEEKLEKREGWGPTSAQKLFDAITARRNVSLDRFIYALGIRHVGEITGRLLARSYGTIENFLKAMGEAAKDRDGDAFKDLDNIDGIGPTAASAIADFFAEPHNTEVIHDLLEEVKPQPLELVAKSSAVSGKTVVFTGTLEHMTRAEAKAQAERLGAKVAGSVSKNTDYVVAGPGAGSKLKNAKDLGVEVLTEEEWLKLIG, encoded by the coding sequence GTGACCGAAGACGAGGCGGCCAAGGAACTGGCGCGGCTTGCAGCCGAAATCGCCCATCACGATGCGCTCTATTACCAGAAGGACGATCCGGAGATTTCGGATGCGGACTACGACGCGCTGCGCTTGCGTAACGAGGCCATCGAGGCGCGCTTCCCGGGACTGATCCGCGAAGACAGTCCGGCAGAGAGAGTCGGCGCCGCGCCGGCGGACGGCTTCAGCAAGGTCACCCACGCGGTGCCGATGCTGTCGCTCGGCAATGTGTTCGACGATGAGGGCGTGCGTGACTTCGTGGACCGCATCCGCCGCTTCCTCGGCCTCGATGCGGACACGCCGCTCGCCTTCACCACCGAGCCCAAGATCGACGGGCTGTCGATCGGCTTGCGCTACGAAGGCGGCCGCCTCGTGCAGGCGGCCACGCGCGGCGATGGCTATGTGGGCGAGAACGTCACGGCCAATGTCATGACCATCGGCGACATCCCCAAGCAGGTCAAAGCGCGCGACTTCCCCGATCCGTTCGAAGTGCGCGGCGAGATCTATATGAGCCACAGCGCCTTCACCGCACTGAATGCGGAGCAGGAAAAGGCAGGGGCCAAGATCTTTGCCAATCCGCGCAACGCCGCGGCCGGGTCGCTGCGCCAGCTGGATTCTAGCGTGACCGCCTCGCGGCCGCTCCAGTTCTTCGCCTATGCCTGGGGCGAGGCGTCGAGCCTGCCGGCCGACACTCAATGGGGCGTATACGAAGCTTTTGCGAGATGGGGCTTTCCGCTCAATCCGCTGGCGAAGCTCACGGACTCCCTTGACGAGATGCTCGGCATTTATCGCGAGATCGAGGAGGGCAGGGCTGGCCTGGACTACGATATCGACGGCGTGGTCTACAAGCTCGACCGGCTCGATCTGCAGCAACGTCTCGGCTTCGTTTCGCGCTCGCCGCGCTGGGCCATCGCGCACAAGTTTCCGGCCCAGAAGGCGACCACGATCCTGCGCGACATCGAGATCCAGGTCGGTCGCACGGGCGCGCTGACCCCCGTCGCCAAGCTGGAACCGGTGACGGTCGGCGGCGTCGTGGTCCAGAATGCCACCTTGCACAACGAAGACGAGATCGCGCGCAAGGACGTCCGCATCGGCGACACGGTCATCCTGCAGCGGGCGGGCGACGTGATCCCGCAGATTCTCGGGCCCGTTCTCGACAAGCGGCCCAAGAGCGCCAAGCCGTTCAAGTTTCCGACCGTGTGTCCCGCCTGCAGCAGTCACGCTGTGCGCGAGATCAATCCCAACACGGGCAGGGAAGACGCGGTGCGCCGCTGCACCGGCGGCTTGATCTGCCCGGCGCAACGCGTCGAACGGCTGAAGCACTTCGTCTCGCGCAATGCCTTCGACATCGAGGGCCTGGGCGAGAAGAACATTCAGGCCTTCTACGACGAGGGCCTCATTCAATCCCCGCCGGACATTTTCACGCTGGCCGCGCGCGACGCCGCCGCGGAAGAGAAGCTCGAAAAGCGGGAAGGCTGGGGCCCGACCTCCGCGCAGAAATTGTTCGATGCCATCACGGCACGGCGCAACGTGTCGCTCGACCGTTTCATCTATGCGCTCGGCATCCGCCATGTGGGGGAGATCACGGGGCGGCTGCTCGCGCGCAGCTACGGCACCATCGAGAACTTCCTCAAAGCCATGGGCGAAGCCGCCAAGGATCGCGACGGCGACGCCTTCAAGGATCTCGACAACATCGACGGCATCGGCCCGACGGCCGCGTCCGCCATCGCCGACTTCTTCGCCGAACCGCACAACACCGAAGTGATCCACGATCTCCTCGAGGAGGTGAAGCCGCAACCCCTCGAGCTGGTCGCCAAGTCGTCGGCGGTATCGGGCAAGACCGTGGTGTTCACCGGCACGCTGGAACACATGACGCGGGCGGAAGCCAAAGCTCAGGCCGAACGGCTCGGGGCAAAGGTCGCGGGCTCAGTGTCGAAAAACACCGACTACGTCGTGGCGGGCCCGGGCGCCGGTTCCAAGCTCAAGAACGCGAAGGATCTCGGCGTCGAGGTTCTGACCGAGGAAGAGTGGCTGAAGCTGATCGGGTAG